In a genomic window of Primulina huaijiensis isolate GDHJ02 chromosome 10, ASM1229523v2, whole genome shotgun sequence:
- the LOC140986883 gene encoding COP9 signalosome complex subunit 2-like yields the protein MGSDADMEDYGFEYSDEEPEEQDVDIENQYYNSKGLVETDPEAALEGFTQVVKMEPEKAEWGFKALKQTVKLYYKLWKYKEMMDAYRDMLTYIKSAVTRNYSEKCINNIMDFISGSASQNFSLLQEFYQTTLTALEEAKNERLWFKTNLKLCKIWFDMGEYGRMSKILKELHKSCQKEDGTDDQKKGTQLLEVYAIEIQMYTETKNNKKLKELYMKALSIKSAIPHPRIMGIIRECGGKMHMAEGQWPGAATDFFEAFKNYDEAGNQRRIQCLKYLVLANMLMQSEVNPFDGQEAKPYKNDPEILAMTNLIAAYQRNEILEFEKILKSNRRTIMDDPFIRNYIEDLLKNVRTQVLLKLIKPYTRIRIPFISKELNVPEKDVEELLVSLILDNRIDGHIDQVNRLLERGDRSKGMKKYAAIDKWNTQLKSLYQTVSNRVC from the exons ATGGGTTCCG ATGCGGATATGGAGGATTATGGGTTCGAGTACTCAGATGAGGAGCCGGAGGAACAGGATGTCGATATTGAGAATCAGTATTACAACTCTAAGG GTTTGGTTGAAACAGACCCTGAGGCAGCACTTGAAGGTTTTACCCAAGTTGTGAAAATGGAACCAGAAAAGGCCGAATG gGGATTCAAAGCCTTAAAGCAAACTGTGAAGCTTTACTACAAGCTCTGGAAATATAAAGAAATGATGGATGCTTACAGAGACATGTTGACTTATATTAAATCAGCAGTGACCCGAAATTACAGCGAAAAGTGTATAAACAATATTATGGATTTTATTTCTGGATCTGCTAGTCAAAACTTTAGTCTACTGCAAGAGTTCTATCAGACCACCTTGACAGCTCTTGAAGAAGCAAAGAATGAG AGACTCTGGTTCAAGACAAATCTGAAGCTGTGTAAAATATGGTTTGATATGGGTGAATATGGACGGATGAGTAAG ATTTTGAAGGAACTTCATAAATCTTGTCAAAAAGAAGATGGGACTGATGATCAGAAGAAAGGGACACAACTGTTGGAAGTATATGCAATTGAGATCCAGATGTACACTGAGactaaaaacaacaaaaaattgaag GAATTATATATGAAGGCACTTTCGATCAAATCAGCCATTCCTCATCCTAGAATCATGGGGATAATTCGTGAATGTGGTGGAAAAATGCATATGGCTGAGGGTCAATGGCCAGGAGCGGCTACTGATTTCTTTGAGGCTTTTAAGAACTATGATGAAGCTGGAAATCAGAGGCGTATTCAATGCCTTAA GTATTTGGTCTTGGCTAATATGCTTATGCAATCCGAGGTCAATCCATTTGACGGTCAAGAAGCAAAGCC GTACAAAAATGACCCTGAGATTTTGGCAATGACGAATTTAATTGCAGCATACCAAAGAAAtgagattctggagtttgaaaAAATCCTGAAG AGTAACAGGAGGACGATAATGGACGATCCATTTATTCGGAATTACATTGAAGATCTCTTGAAGAACGTGAGGACACAAGTGTTGCTTAAGCTTATTAAACCTTATACAAGAATCCGAATCCCCTTTATATCGAAG GAGCTTAATGTGCCCGAGAAGGATGTCGAAGAGTTGCTCGTGTCCCTCATCTTGGATAATCGAATTGATGGCCACATTGATCAAGTGAATAGACTGTTAGAGCGTGGTGACAG ATCAAAGGGAATGAAGAAGTACGCAGCAATAGACAAATGGAACACACAGCTTAAATCCCTTTACCAAACTGTCAGCAATCGagtatgttaa
- the LOC140986634 gene encoding uncharacterized protein: MKIVYGTWESSIQLLPKYMLALSKYNPRTVVDLKHLRANTEMSKTLNYVFWAFKPCADGFQHCRKIISVDGTHLYTKYKHKMLIGVTLDANNQVLPLAFAIVVCGRKNNRFLEIVLGAPRKTCCSW, encoded by the coding sequence ATGAAAATTGTTTATGGTACATGGGAGAGCTCCATTCAATTACTTCCCAAATATATGCTTGCTTTGTCCAAATATAATCCGAGAACAGTTGTGGATTTGAAGCATCTCAGAGCCAACACTGAAATGAGTAAGACACTGAACTATGTTTTCTGGGCATTCAAGCCGTGTGCTGATGGGTTTCAGCATTGTCGGAAAATAATAAGTGTCGATGGTACACACTTGTATACCAAATACAAGCACAAAATGTTGATCGGTGTCACTCTGGATGCGAACAATCAGGTTTTACCGCTAGCGTTTGCTATTGTGGTTTGTGGACGAAAAAACAACAGATTCTTGGAAATTGTTCTTGGAGCACCTAGGAAGACATGTTGTTCGTGGTGA